Within the Rhea pennata isolate bPtePen1 chromosome 19, bPtePen1.pri, whole genome shotgun sequence genome, the region AGTAACAAATGCACTCCAGATCCTGGTAGTTTTTGTAAAGGTTTATAGTCCTTTGCAATGATTGCATGATACATTTCTTTCCCCATGACACAGCCCTCGGACCAGGAAGCGCCGCTGGCAGCTTGTGCTCCACCTACGAACAGCTGGGCTTTGCAATCCGATCTACACTAGCTGCAGAACATCAAATGCACTTTCAACATCTCCatttaatatttacattcaAGCAATTAATAATTGAAAGCTTATAGTTTAGACATTTCTAATAGCAGCAATTTCTATAATAGCTTGTTTAGCTTTAGAtaacgattttttttttgcacatagAAACACCACATGTGTACAGTATCAAAAAATATATACCAGGGGATGGTCCTGCAGGTTGTAAGGAGGGCAAGGGAATGAGACTAACAAATGCTCAATGGTtaaaaaggagaacagaaaatatttgtttgatatAGTTTATAAGGTGATCTAGGGACTCCATAAATCTAGgctttatatttcattatataaatacctacaaataaatatattagcACGGCCGGAGAGAGACCAGCTTTCAGCTCAAACAATACATTTCAATAACACCACGTACAAACGGGAGCAAGAATCACTCGACAAGTTAGCACTGTTAAAATATAATACTATGTAACTCTGAGTAACTGGCAGGCCCCATCCTCGCGCGTCCTGGTGCCGGCAGGTCCCGGCGGCAGCCCGCGGtggccgccccgcgcggcggccgcgccggccctgCCCGTCCGCCCCTCCGGCGCGCCGGGCAGGCTctcccggcggccgcggctccgggcAAGGGGTGCCAGTACCTTAGAGGGAGGCCGTGGGGCTggcagcccccggccgggccggcgcctCCCATGGGGAGCAGCCACAGGCCCACCTCACACCGTCACGTACTCCTTGAAGGTCACGGTCAGGCAGTTTGCGGTCACGTCCGTGATAATTATATTCCCAAAGAAGGGCTTGAATTCCTGCAGGGActcggcctcctcctcctcctccgcggCCTCCTGGGGCTGCGGAGGCTCCGCGGCCGGCTTCTCCGCCGGCACCAGCGGCGCCTCCGGCTTCACCTGCGCCGCGGCCAGCTCGCCCTCCGCCCGCGGCTTCACGCAGCGCAAGTCTATGGGCTCGTCCAGGTCCGAATCCAGCAGGATGACCTCCGGCTGGGCAGCGGCTGGGGCGGGGGCCTCTGGCCTCTCCGGGGCAGCGGGGCTGAGGCATGTGGGGGCACTGATGCTCCGGGAGGTGAGGCGCTTCTTGCCGGGCTCCCTGTCCTCGTGTGGCTCCGAGAGGCAGCGCTTCCGGGAGCTCGGGCTGGAGAGGTTCAGTCCCATGGAAGAAGGGCTGTGCTCGTGTGCAGGATTCAGGGACCAGGGCACGAGGTCTGGTTTGGTGGTgagctgcaggggctgctctggaggaggaagaggcagctcCTTGGCCAGGGGAGTCTTTCTGGGATTTTCCTCGAGCTCTGTAGAGGGctgcctcccctctccctctgctttgctCAGAGAATTGCTGCCCACCATCCTTTCCTCCCCTGGCTTCCTCCAAACCTCCAgcttctcttccccaccctTCTTAGGAGTCCTCTCCTCCGCAGCCCGCTTCCGGGGTGGCTCCCCAGACTTGATCTTCACAGCCTGCATCCCGTTCTCCATGTACTTGCTCATGACGATCACAATGCGCCCgttcttgtttttgttcttgACAATCTTCATCTTGCCCCCAAGACCGTTGCTGGTTACCCTATCCCGAGGGGGTGGCCCAGTACCACTTGATAGGTTCTTCTCAGCCACATTCTTGCTCTCTGCAGACAGGTTCTTGACTGGGCCCAGCAAGCTTTTGGTGGGGCCATGAGCCCACTTGTCTGGGTGGGTGACCATGGGGCTCTTGTTACTGTCTAAGCATGCCTGGCTCTGTGACTCCTTGCTAGTGGGCTGGTAGTGGGGCTCGTACATCTTGGGGTCGGGCTGGTAGTGATGGTGCTTCTTGCTGTTCAGCTGGTAGTAATACTTCCCTTTGCTGTGGGACTGGTGCTTCATACTGCTCTCCTTGCCATTGGGCTGGTACTGGTGGTGCTTCTTGCTGTTGAGTTCGTACTGGTGCTGCTGGCTCTTGCCAGAGGAGCTGAGGTCCAGCTTTGGCCTGTTGTCCACAGCAGGGTCCTGCAGCCCCGTGAGGATATTCGAGCGGCGGGCGAAGGAGGGAAGCTGCAACAGAAAGCCAGGGGTTGAGGTTAGCCAGGGACCCTAGACAAGGCACGGGTGCTCCTGCAATTGCTAAACACTGTGGTAGACTAGCTGCCTTTCTAGTCGCTCTCTTTAAGGGATGCTGCATTATGGGAGAGTGTGTACTTTAGCAGGCAGCCCTGGCCCACTCACACTTACAGGCAGTGCATTGCTCCAGcttaatgaagcaaaaaaaaccaaaaaaaaacaaaacaaaaaaaaaaaccttcaatcAGCTGCCTGGGAACATGGACCAAACACAGGACTGCAGCTGCAGATCTCCTTGCAGGTGGCCTGTCAGTCCCATTTGCAGTCCGTGGCTGAGTGGGGACCTGGGTGCAGTGGGTCTGCACAGCAGCTGGGGGAGGGAGTGAATCAACAGTGGCCACTCCTGGGGTGGGACTGACTGATGAGCTCagagctggggagcagggatCCCCAAGGCCTTGGAAAACCCAGGGCTCTGCGCACAGCTCCTCAGCATGATGAAACCCACTGAAAGAGGCTCCCCGGAGACAAGGCTGCATGGCAAACAGGCTGCGCAGCGGATGTGGGGCACCAGGCTCGAGCCTGCATTTACCTGTACAACGAGCGGCTTCGGCTTCGGCCCCCGCTTGCGGTATCCCATCAGCTGCTCCTGCCGCTCTCTGCGGAAACACAGTCACAGTGAGCCCCACGCAGCAGCGCGTGGCCCAATGGATCCCCATGCCTGGCAGCACACAGCACCACAGAGGCACTTGGAGGTGCATGCCCTGGGGCTCTAACGACCCCATATGGGTGCAGGGAGCTGGCTTTAACAGCCAGTGCAAAGCAGGCGGTGGAAggggacccccccccaacaccAGAGCCAGGGCTAGCTGGGCTGCCTGCAGGTGCGGAGCCAGCAGGTCCTACAGAAGGTGAGCAGGACTTGGATGTGGCCAGCATGTGAAGGCAGCACACTCCTCACCAGGCACGGAGGGAGGCGACTTCCCCGCTCTcgcctcctcctgctgcagcaagggGCTAAAGTTTACAGTTTGCGCCAAAATACTACAGGAAATAAATgcacgaaaaaaaaaaaaaaaaaaaaaaaaaaaaaaaaaaaaaagccagttcaagcgcagcagcagcagcgccgccTCCTTCACTCGCAGGCATCAAATCCCCGGCCAGGCAGGAGCGCAAGGCGAGGCGGCGtggggggagcgcggcgcgggggacCTTGAACCGGAGGCGTCTCCCGGCAGTCCCGCTtcgcccgccccgccggggccgcgcccccgggccgcccgggGCCCCCACCGCGGCCCCCGGGCTAACGTGCCGCTCCGTGACGCATTTGCAATTGCACAACCGGGCACGGGGCGAGGGTGCCCCGCGCGcagcgctgcgcggcgcggcgcggcgctcctcccgcccgccccgcgcgcagcgctgcgcggcgcggcgcggcgctcctcccgcccgccccgcgcgcagcGCTGCGCCTCCTCTCCGCCGCTCACCTGTTTTGGAAGGCGATCAGCAGACGGGGGTCCAGGATGTTTTCCTCCGGTTCCCACGTGTTATACCTtgcaagaggggaaaagaggagCCGTCAGCCGCCGTGGCCCTTCGACGGGAGGGGGCCTGGGGCCGaggcccccggggcgggggtgCTCCCGGCCTACAGCTGCTCGGGGCCATTTCCAGGTCTGGCACATTGGGCCCATCTCGGAGCTCGCATCCAGGGCTCAGGTCCCCGGGGGAGGGGGATGGgcagagggggaggagggacaCGGGGACGGAACTGTTTATTTAGCGCAGTTATTATTCCGGAGGAATTCTAAGCATGTCATGATGAAATTTTCCAAATCCCCTTTCCTGGACCCATTAAAGCAGCTCTAGCGTGGAGGAGGGATCCGACAGCGGAGTCCTAAAGAACAGCGCGGACCCTCTCCCCCGCCACCCCCCCAGCAGGCACTGTCATGTAAACCCCAAATACTCCGCAGCCCGCAGCAGCCGCCCTCGGCTCAGCGGCCGGtccctccgcggcggcgggcagctCTGCGGGGGCAGCCCGCGACCACCGCGCCTCCTCCGCCGCGGGCAGGCTCCCGGCTGCAGGGGCTGCGcgttttatttttgtaattattccCCCTTTCCCCCGCCCTCCCCGCTCGGTTCTGCAATATGGAGCCTGGCTCCcgaggagggaaagggggaaggagcCATTTTCTGGTGCACATCAGCCGCCGCCTGCCTGCCTGGCTccgctcctgccgccgccgggctccgccgccccgaccgcccccccctccccgcctccccgctgccgccggggcaTTTCCCGGTGCAGaaggcggcgggagcggcggcggggagaggcgctgcccgggccggcccggccgccgcgcctgccccagcccgcgcccgcccggcgcgccGCTCCGTACTCACTTGGGCGACCAGCCTCTCCATTTCACCAGGTACTCGACTCTGCCCTGCGGCGGGGAGCAAAGAGAAGGCGTCAGCCCGAgcccccgccgcctgccccggccgcccgcagccgccgcccgcagcctccctgcctgcctgcgcAGCCTCACCTTTCGGATCCGCTTCTTCTCGATGCTCTCCACGGCGAAGACGTGCTCTCCCACCGCCGGCAGCTCCATGCTGCAGCCGggaggggccgcgccgggcgtccgcgctgcccgccgcggccgctgcaGCCGAGCGGGGCTCCggcagctccgcgccgccgACCCGACAGACACtgagccgcggccgccgcggcacCGCAACCCGTGCAAATCCCGGGGCGAGACGTCAGGGAGGCGGCGCCTCCCGGGCCCGGCTGCCCGTCAACGGCGGGGCCGGGGGATTGGCGCAGACCTGCCGGGGAGCGaggcggggagggagcgggcgGGGGCCTGGgaggagcggcgcggggggcgcgggagcccggcccccgccccacGCGTGACTCAGCACGGCCCCacgggccccgcggccggcggggggcggcaGAGCGCACGGGGCAAGTGCGCCCCCCGCCTCGCTGCCCCCCCCCGAGAGGGAGGGGGTGCTCCCGGGGAGCCCTAGAGGGGCCTGAAATGCAGGCGCGGAGCCGGAGCCCCCCGCGGAGGATGCGCGAGGGAAGCGCGCAGGGGGAACCGGCAGGGCAGGGAGCGGTGGGCCCTGGGGTGGGGGCGACCCCCGCGCTGCCGAGGGGTCTGCACCTCGCCCTGG harbors:
- the CBX4 gene encoding E3 SUMO-protein ligase CBX4 isoform X2 translates to MGYRKRGPKPKPLVVQLPSFARRSNILTGLQDPAVDNRPKLDLSSSGKSQQHQYELNSKKHHQYQPNGKESSMKHQSHSKGKYYYQLNSKKHHHYQPDPKMYEPHYQPTSKESQSQACLDSNKSPMVTHPDKWAHGPTKSLLGPVKNLSAESKNVAEKNLSSGTGPPPRDRVTSNGLGGKMKIVKNKNKNGRIVIVMSKYMENGMQAVKIKSGEPPRKRAAEERTPKKGGEEKLEVWRKPGEERMVGSNSLSKAEGEGRQPSTELEENPRKTPLAKELPLPPPEQPLQLTTKPDLVPWSLNPAHEHSPSSMGLNLSSPSSRKRCLSEPHEDREPGKKRLTSRSISAPTCLSPAAPERPEAPAPAAAQPEVILLDSDLDEPIDLRCVKPRAEGELAAAQVKPEAPLVPAEKPAAEPPQPQEAAEEEEEAESLQEFKPFFGNIIITDVTANCLTVTFKEYVTV
- the CBX4 gene encoding E3 SUMO-protein ligase CBX4 isoform X1: MELPAVGEHVFAVESIEKKRIRKGRVEYLVKWRGWSPKYNTWEPEENILDPRLLIAFQNRERQEQLMGYRKRGPKPKPLVVQLPSFARRSNILTGLQDPAVDNRPKLDLSSSGKSQQHQYELNSKKHHQYQPNGKESSMKHQSHSKGKYYYQLNSKKHHHYQPDPKMYEPHYQPTSKESQSQACLDSNKSPMVTHPDKWAHGPTKSLLGPVKNLSAESKNVAEKNLSSGTGPPPRDRVTSNGLGGKMKIVKNKNKNGRIVIVMSKYMENGMQAVKIKSGEPPRKRAAEERTPKKGGEEKLEVWRKPGEERMVGSNSLSKAEGEGRQPSTELEENPRKTPLAKELPLPPPEQPLQLTTKPDLVPWSLNPAHEHSPSSMGLNLSSPSSRKRCLSEPHEDREPGKKRLTSRSISAPTCLSPAAPERPEAPAPAAAQPEVILLDSDLDEPIDLRCVKPRAEGELAAAQVKPEAPLVPAEKPAAEPPQPQEAAEEEEEAESLQEFKPFFGNIIITDVTANCLTVTFKEYVTV